Proteins encoded in a region of the Eretmochelys imbricata isolate rEreImb1 chromosome 10, rEreImb1.hap1, whole genome shotgun sequence genome:
- the DCTN5 gene encoding dynactin subunit 5 isoform X1 — protein MELSEMLYNKSEYIETASGNKVSRQSVLCGSQNIVLNGKFPSFLSCSFLSLLWILAFKTIVMNDCIIRGDLANVRVGRHCVVKSRSVIRPPFKKFSKGVAFFPLHIGDHVFIEEDCVVNAAQIGSYVHIGKNCVIGRRCVLKDCCKILANTVLPPETVVPPFTVFSGCPGLFSGELPECTQELMIDVTKSYYQKFLPLTQVASARA, from the exons ATGGAGCTGAGCGAGATGCTGTACAACAAGTCCGAGTACATCGAGACG GCATCTGGCAACAAAGTCAGCAGACAGTCAGTGCTCTGCGGAAGCCAGAACATAGTTCTGAATGGAAAG TTCCCTAGTTTCTTGTCCTGTTCCTTCCTATCTTTGCTTTGGATACTAGCATTCAAG ACGATAGTTATGAATGATTGTATCATTCGTGGTGATCTGGCAAACGTAAGAGTTGGACGCCACTGTGTTGTGAAAAGCCGCAGTGTCATCAGGCCGCCTTTCAAGAAATTCAGCAAGGG agttgctttcttccctctccacaTCGGTGATCATGTGTTTATAGAAGAAGACTGTGTTGTCAATGCAGCCCAGATCGGCTCCTACGTTCACATAGGCAAGAATTGTGTCATT GGTCGTAGGTGTGTTTTGAAAGACTGCTGCAAAATTCTAGCCAACACAGTTCTACCCCCTGAAACTGTGGTCCCACCTTTTACAGTCTTTTCAGGCTGCCCAG GGCTCTTCTCTGGAGAACTCCCAGAATGCACCCAAGAGCTGATGATTGATGTTACAAAGAGCTATTACCAGAAGTTCTTGCCACTTACTCAG
- the DCTN5 gene encoding dynactin subunit 5 isoform X2, translated as MELSEMLYNKSEYIETASGNKVSRQSVLCGSQNIVLNGKTIVMNDCIIRGDLANVRVGRHCVVKSRSVIRPPFKKFSKGVAFFPLHIGDHVFIEEDCVVNAAQIGSYVHIGKNCVIGRRCVLKDCCKILANTVLPPETVVPPFTVFSGCPGLFSGELPECTQELMIDVTKSYYQKFLPLTQVASARA; from the exons ATGGAGCTGAGCGAGATGCTGTACAACAAGTCCGAGTACATCGAGACG GCATCTGGCAACAAAGTCAGCAGACAGTCAGTGCTCTGCGGAAGCCAGAACATAGTTCTGAATGGAAAG ACGATAGTTATGAATGATTGTATCATTCGTGGTGATCTGGCAAACGTAAGAGTTGGACGCCACTGTGTTGTGAAAAGCCGCAGTGTCATCAGGCCGCCTTTCAAGAAATTCAGCAAGGG agttgctttcttccctctccacaTCGGTGATCATGTGTTTATAGAAGAAGACTGTGTTGTCAATGCAGCCCAGATCGGCTCCTACGTTCACATAGGCAAGAATTGTGTCATT GGTCGTAGGTGTGTTTTGAAAGACTGCTGCAAAATTCTAGCCAACACAGTTCTACCCCCTGAAACTGTGGTCCCACCTTTTACAGTCTTTTCAGGCTGCCCAG GGCTCTTCTCTGGAGAACTCCCAGAATGCACCCAAGAGCTGATGATTGATGTTACAAAGAGCTATTACCAGAAGTTCTTGCCACTTACTCAG